gtttcatggatggaaacatgggatacaatcaaatattgATGGCAGAAGAAGACATTCCAAAAACTGTGTTTCAATGTCCTGGAGCTCTTGGGCTTTATGAGTGGGTAGTTATGACCtttggtttgaagaatgctAGTGCGACTTATCaatgggctatgaattatattttccataGTCTCCTTGGTAGGATTGTGAAGATCTATATTGATGATGTGGTGGTGAAATCCAAGTCTCTtgaagaacatctggccgatttacgcgAAATGTTGGAATGTACAAGGAAGCATGGTTTAAATATAAATCCAAATAAGTGTGCTTTTGGCATATTGGCTGGAGAGTTTTTGGGTTTCATGGTGCATGAAAGAGGAATTGAAGTTGGCTAGAGGAGCATCAAAGTTATCAATGCTATTGTTCCACCAACAAACAAGATAGAACTGTAGTCTTTAATTGGGaaggtcaactttatcagaaggttcatatccaacttgacAACACGTATTGAACCATTCATGCCACTGTTAAAGTTAAAGCCTGATCAAGAGTTTGTTTGGGGAGAGAAGCAATAAGCCGTTCTGGATGAAATCAAGAGATATTTGAAGACGCCACAAGTTTTGATTGCGCCACAAACTGATCAGCCGTTCAAATTGTATTTATTGGCTGATAAGCAGGTGATTAAATCATTTCTGGTTCAGGAAGTTGATGGGAAGGAACAGGTggtattttatttaaaaataagaCTTTTGGATATAGAAACAAGATACCTGTCTGTTGAAAAATTGAGCTTGTGCTTATACTTCTCGTGTACGAAGTTACAACATTACCTGGTGACCTCTGAGTGTACGGTGGTATGTAAAGCCGATGTggtcaagtacatgctgtcggCAGTTGATGgtcattaagtaccaaatatgactgtcaatatactcaagaataaatgaGGATTTgcatttcttacacgcatatttggtttcaaataatttagttccacttgtccttggagaatatttggttgcaggtgaaaaaGCACAAAAGGAgggagaaagcaccctctatggatccaagaagcttctgaccaatgggaggttgccacgtGTACATCCCAtgtattgaagggcccacaaactaccacaaccgcctCAATCCACTGGATAGCGCACACAACcaccattgggacccaccaggCAGTCACCCGAAGAAAGGCTGTTACGAGTAGGGCCCACAGGGGGTCGGCCAAACCAGGGGTTCGGCCAAACCGGGGGTTTGGCCAAACCGCCCTTGTCTCCTCTCATCTCCAACTTTCACGTGGCGATGCCTTACGTCAGTTATGGGATATTCCCCGAAGATTCTCTCACAGAACCACCTCTTgaagcctataaatatgaggggaggggctccattctaggacacacacaactagtgattcactctctccctcttagtttccaagttagtggagttaggctagagtagctgtACTTCAGGTTCCAGatctccttggagtctagggtatggctcttgtatcttttattcctaggttgacttcattctattcaaagtatacatcttctttatatagtgttgttcttggttcttatatgcatgagttagatatatacgcttgctatgttgatgtgctaggcttatacacttgtatgctagtcgtatacccttgctatcatattataggcttatatactcccatgtatgccttgagactatgctacatgttatactctatgtgcatatataccttgtatagcttagttgatctatgctacggtATCGGTTCAATGATCATTTCTATGGCGGCTTCAGCCCTTGTCACAATAGCTCGGGTTgtctggagtgttgttaacaatgcaagcatggtgcttggatcgcctagcttcattggatatgaatTTGCCCCACGGGCTGCAGAGGTAGGCCGCAGGTGGTGATAACCctgttggtcctttgtaatcttCCACGTTCGGGTACACTGTAGGAGTTcggaaattagcagtaactttgcTAGGCAGAACCAGTACGTGTACtgtctccccgtgtgtgcctgggtgcataggcaTGAATTCTATAcgatgtgtatgtatgttatgcttgtatgatctgtacaatatataggaagtacatatgaacttagagctaactcttagtccttctccctagcttagttatcttgagaggAATCATGTGCGTATcacactatctatctatctatctatctatcttaccCCTGCATTGAGTATtatctctatccatctatggtatactcatatgcatagtaaactctttttaCCTACctgccttcctttgggaaatacgatacccttgggaatactcttgagtgaaatgctacaatggtatatccgtgcacttgcggatttattcgtgattgttaaatataccaacaagcatttctggcgCCGTTGCCAGGGAAGGCACTGGTTAAAGTTTTTTActttgtatatgtttatattcataGTTGGTAGATCTTTACTCAAGTAGGCTAACCTTGATATATCTTCTCTATTTTTTATGTGAAGACTGGTAGTGTATGATTGGTTTCGACTTGCCGACTAATATCACTAAGAATCTGGAGTCACTTGTGAGAAGGGTACGATCTCGTGTTGTTCCTCCTCAGATTACTCTCTTGGTAGTCGACCTTGCTTCCTTTGCACCATCTACGTCAAAAGCAATGGCCCAGAAGACACTTTGTGGGTACTCTACTCCCTTAGCCTCTCATGTGCTGAAAGGCCTTGAGGTGGACACAAGGAACGCAAGCTTTGAGACTAAGACGGGTCTCATTaccatggtgcaggctagcccaTTCTATCGGAAAGCCAATGAGGATGCGAGCGCCCATCTGCAGCAGTTCCTGGAGCTCTGCAACACCTTCACCATTAGAGGGGTGTGTGAAGATGCTATTCACCTTGGACTGTTCCCGttttctcttcttgggagaGCGAAGCAATGGTTCTATGCGAGCTGTTCCGAGATTAATACGTGGGACAAATACTTGGCAGCATTCCTCGCGAAGTTCTTTCCGTTGGGCAATACCAACACCCTTCGTGGAAGGATTTTGAGTTTCCAGCAAGCAACTACAGAGTCAATTCCCGAGGTGTGGAAAAGGCTTCAGGAGTACATCCTGGCCTGTCCGCACCATGGGATGGATAATTGGCTCATTCTTCAGAATTTCTACAATGGGTTGACTCCGACAGCCCGaggccatgttgatgctgctgctggaggagccTTCTTCTATTTTACTATTGATGCTGCTACAAATTGATCGAGAAGATGGTCTCTAATCAAGGGTGGAGCGATGAACAACTCCTTCCCTATCAGAGAGGTATGCATACCGTCAAGGAAGCAGACATGCTTACTACTAAGATGAACCTCCTCATGAAAAGATTGGATGACTTCACTAAGGAGAAACTGCCATGCCCAATACCGTCCAAGCTATGGAATCTCACATGACATGTAAGGTTTGTGGAAAAACttgtgagggatatgggtaccctgTGGGTCCTCACTGACTAGGATACTGGCCAGTCCTAACAAGTGGGCTCACCTGACCAAAACGtgtgggccaaggacatgaaggtactt
This genomic window from Setaria viridis chromosome 8, Setaria_viridis_v4.0, whole genome shotgun sequence contains:
- the LOC140220205 gene encoding uncharacterized protein, translating into MVQASPFYRKANEDASAHLQQFLELCNTFTIRGVCEDAIHLGLFPFSLLGRAKQWFYASCSEINTWDKYLAAFLAKFFPLGNTNTLRGRILSFQQATTESIPEVWKRLQEYILACPHHGMDNWLILQNFYNGLTPTARGHVDAAAGGAFFYFTIDAATN